Proteins encoded within one genomic window of Nilaparvata lugens isolate BPH chromosome 11, ASM1435652v1, whole genome shotgun sequence:
- the LOC120353535 gene encoding uncharacterized protein LOC120353535, whose amino-acid sequence MSVGSHGYLGYSFYGLSSLSQPSAHDSKEVLFNRGPITFQQRLPGPDYDYTAPPDVSSQASDYGEGAPSQDFQPPPNAPFEPFRSTEFEPFRSAEFENVRSAEFEHLRSSELGSASSEQEKDSYFPRQEDESEEKDVSDRS is encoded by the coding sequence ATGTCCGTAGGAAGCCACGGCTACCTAGGTTACTCATTCTACGGCCTCTCCAGCCTCTCCCAACCGTCCGCCCACGACAGCAAAGAAGTTCTCTTCAACCGCGGACCAATCACCTTCCAGCAGCGCCTCCCCGGTCCGGACTACGATTACACCGCACCTCCGGATGTCAGCTCACAAGCCTCCGACTACGGCGAGGGAGCTCCGTCTCAGGACTTCCAGCCTCCGCCCAACGCTCCGTTCGAGCCCTTCCGGAGCACCGAGTTCGAACCTTTCCGAAGCGCCGAGTTCGAGAATGTCCGGAGTGCCGAGTTCGAGCACCTCAGGAGTTCGGAGTTGGGCAGTGCGTCCTCGGAGCAGGAAAAGGATAGCTATTTCCCACGACAGGAAGACGAGTCGGAAGAGAAGGATGTGTCTGATAGGTCATAG